A window of the Janthinobacterium agaricidamnosum NBRC 102515 = DSM 9628 genome harbors these coding sequences:
- a CDS encoding MbtH family protein → MSNPFDDQDAQFLVLRNDEGQHSLWPQHIAVPAGWSVVLEASQRAACAAYIESHWQDMRPLSLLS, encoded by the coding sequence ATGAGCAACCCATTTGACGACCAAGACGCGCAGTTCCTGGTATTGCGCAACGACGAGGGCCAGCATTCGCTATGGCCGCAGCACATCGCCGTGCCGGCCGGCTGGAGCGTGGTGCTGGAAGCGAGCCAGCGGGCCGCCTGCGCCGCCTACATTGAAAGCCATTGGCAGGATATGCGGCCGCTTTCGCTGCTCAGCTAA
- a CDS encoding SulP family inorganic anion transporter, whose protein sequence is MNILSLREQWLPNSPANLLAGLTTAFALVPECIAFALVAGLNPLMGLYGAFFICTLTALFGGRPGMISGAAGSMAVVIVALVARHGVPYLLATVLLSGLLMALFGLLRMGSLIRMVPHPVMLGFVNGLAIVIALSQLAHFKIAAEHGPQWLRGAPLLVMGGLVALTMLIVYLLPRLTKKVPPALAAIAVVGLLAQLLHLPTRTLGDMAHIAGGLPSLHWPVVPLTIDTLAIVAPYALLMALVGLLETLLTFNLTDDITDSRGQPNLECVALGAANMASGLFGGMGGCAMIGQTMINLGSGGRTRLSGVVAGVMILLFILFLAPLIERIPLAALAGVMFVVAQQTFAWGSLRVLGKVPKQDALVIVAVTCITVATDLAIAVLCGIIIAALNFAWQHAREIHAEIDDSAPGVRTYIARGTLFFASTVHFQELFAPAADPQRVLLDCRHLHLADHSAIAALEALLERYQKAGKDLHLIHLSQRSRALLERAGMRLAGAHQG, encoded by the coding sequence ATGAATATCCTGTCGCTCCGGGAGCAATGGCTGCCCAATTCCCCCGCCAACCTGCTGGCCGGGCTGACCACCGCGTTTGCGCTGGTGCCGGAATGTATCGCCTTTGCGCTGGTGGCGGGACTCAATCCTTTGATGGGACTGTACGGCGCATTCTTCATTTGCACGCTGACGGCGCTGTTTGGCGGGCGCCCCGGCATGATTTCCGGCGCCGCCGGGTCGATGGCGGTGGTGATCGTCGCGCTGGTGGCCCGGCACGGCGTGCCATACCTGCTGGCCACGGTGCTGCTCAGCGGCTTGCTGATGGCGCTGTTCGGCTTGCTGCGCATGGGCAGCCTGATCCGCATGGTGCCGCATCCGGTGATGCTGGGCTTCGTCAACGGCCTGGCGATCGTCATCGCGCTGTCGCAACTGGCGCATTTCAAGATCGCGGCGGAACACGGGCCGCAATGGCTGCGGGGCGCGCCGCTGCTGGTGATGGGGGGACTGGTGGCGCTGACGATGCTGATCGTCTACCTGCTGCCGCGCCTGACAAAAAAGGTGCCGCCGGCGCTGGCCGCGATAGCCGTGGTCGGTTTGCTGGCCCAGTTGCTGCACTTGCCGACCCGGACCCTGGGCGACATGGCGCATATCGCCGGCGGCTTGCCCAGCCTGCACTGGCCGGTCGTGCCGCTGACCATCGACACGCTGGCCATCGTCGCGCCGTATGCGCTGCTGATGGCGCTGGTTGGCTTGCTGGAAACGCTGCTCACCTTTAATTTGACCGACGACATCACCGACAGCCGCGGCCAGCCGAACCTCGAATGCGTGGCGCTCGGCGCGGCGAATATGGCGTCCGGCCTGTTCGGCGGCATGGGCGGCTGCGCGATGATCGGCCAGACCATGATCAACCTCGGTTCGGGCGGGCGCACCCGGCTGTCCGGCGTGGTGGCCGGCGTGATGATACTGCTGTTCATCCTGTTCCTGGCGCCGCTGATCGAACGCATTCCGCTGGCCGCGCTGGCCGGCGTGATGTTCGTGGTGGCGCAGCAGACGTTTGCCTGGGGTTCGCTGCGGGTGCTGGGCAAGGTGCCGAAACAGGATGCGCTGGTGATCGTCGCGGTCACCTGCATCACCGTGGCGACCGACCTGGCGATCGCCGTCTTGTGCGGCATTATCATCGCGGCGCTCAATTTCGCGTGGCAGCATGCGCGCGAGATCCACGCCGAGATCGACGACAGCGCGCCGGGCGTGCGTACCTACATAGCGCGCGGCACGCTGTTTTTCGCGTCGACCGTGCATTTCCAGGAATTGTTCGCGCCGGCCGCCGATCCGCAGCGGGTGCTGCTCGATTGCCGTCACCTGCACCTGGCCGACCATTCGGCCATCGCGGCGCTGGAAGCGTTGCTGGAGCGTTATCAAAAAGCCGGCAAGGATTTACATCTGATCCACCTGTCGCAACGCAGCCGGGCGCTGCTGGAGCGCGCCGGCATGCGTCTGGCGGGCGCGCATCAAGGCTGA
- a CDS encoding ParB-like protein, whose product MQTTRKHPAGGKPAMTMIAAGVLAAALAACGGTPPRTLNVVAATGKALAASVVTVRDASKNVVGSGTTDANGKAAVTLLESAAAPFLVSVAAPSGATLYAVTLLESAVNLTPLTSVIAMQLLGNAPASATAAQLAVIDASKLATAQGQLATALAGALQAKGVSAGYDFVNGSLAPGSSDPADALLDAVQVKVNGADVDIVNASGTILAQMTGGGVPVASGNSIDEPALNLSARQQALIATAAGTDTAPALLQVGLDELHPTQPAVGYDQIYYKLGRYGAEDLVMAKTNKPKKFADLCEANGQGDVVAKTSNVAGATLINPPPAFQCKSAPGSSPADMKTVVIGPKGKLYLTDGHHTFTGFWDADGGANHQLKVWVKVTANLSGLNEYDFWALMKKTSRVWLRDGNNQPIVTSQLPRQIGLKSLGNDPYRSLVYYTRDAAYIVPAASTEFLEFYWADWLRNKPVLDLSTYNLSDAASYSAAILKASQAMVALKPSDVVSNGLTAATLGWSGVLNTAALDDLVSGTGKLTYAIAYKKSIGK is encoded by the coding sequence ATGCAGACCACGCGCAAGCACCCGGCCGGAGGCAAGCCGGCCATGACGATGATAGCGGCCGGCGTACTGGCGGCGGCATTGGCCGCATGCGGCGGCACCCCGCCGCGCACGCTGAATGTGGTCGCGGCGACCGGCAAGGCGCTCGCCGCCAGCGTCGTCACGGTGCGGGACGCCAGCAAGAACGTGGTCGGCAGCGGCACCACCGACGCCAACGGCAAGGCCGCCGTGACGCTCCTGGAAAGCGCGGCGGCGCCATTCCTGGTCTCGGTCGCCGCGCCGTCCGGCGCCACGCTGTATGCGGTGACGCTCCTGGAAAGCGCGGTCAACCTGACGCCGCTGACGTCGGTGATCGCGATGCAATTGCTGGGCAATGCGCCAGCCAGCGCCACGGCCGCGCAGCTGGCCGTCATCGATGCCAGTAAACTGGCCACGGCGCAGGGCCAGCTGGCCACCGCGCTGGCCGGCGCGCTGCAAGCCAAGGGCGTGAGCGCGGGCTACGATTTTGTCAACGGATCGCTGGCGCCGGGCAGCAGCGATCCGGCCGATGCGCTGCTGGACGCCGTGCAAGTGAAGGTCAACGGCGCCGACGTCGATATCGTCAACGCCAGCGGTACCATCCTGGCGCAAATGACCGGCGGCGGCGTGCCTGTCGCGAGCGGCAACAGCATCGACGAACCGGCGCTCAACCTGAGCGCGCGCCAGCAGGCGCTGATCGCCACCGCCGCCGGCACCGATACGGCGCCGGCCTTGCTGCAAGTGGGACTGGATGAATTGCATCCGACCCAGCCGGCGGTCGGCTACGACCAGATTTACTACAAGCTGGGCCGTTACGGCGCCGAAGACCTGGTCATGGCCAAGACCAACAAGCCGAAGAAATTCGCCGACCTGTGCGAAGCCAACGGCCAGGGCGACGTGGTCGCCAAGACCAGCAACGTGGCCGGCGCCACGCTGATCAATCCGCCGCCTGCGTTCCAGTGCAAGTCGGCGCCCGGTTCCAGCCCGGCCGACATGAAAACCGTCGTCATCGGCCCGAAAGGCAAGCTGTACCTGACCGACGGCCACCACACCTTCACCGGCTTCTGGGACGCCGACGGCGGCGCCAACCACCAGCTGAAAGTGTGGGTCAAGGTCACCGCCAACCTGAGCGGCCTGAATGAATACGATTTCTGGGCGTTAATGAAGAAGACCAGCAGGGTCTGGCTCAGGGATGGCAACAACCAGCCGATCGTCACCAGCCAGCTGCCGCGGCAAATCGGCTTGAAATCGCTGGGCAACGACCCTTACCGTTCGCTGGTGTATTACACCCGCGACGCCGCTTACATCGTGCCGGCCGCATCCACCGAATTCCTGGAATTCTATTGGGCCGACTGGCTGCGCAACAAGCCGGTGCTCGACCTGTCGACTTATAACTTGAGCGATGCGGCCAGCTATTCGGCGGCGATCCTGAAGGCGTCGCAGGCGATGGTGGCGCTGAAACCGAGCGACGTGGTCAGCAATGGCCTGACGGCGGCGACGCTGGGCTGGAGCGGCGTGCTCAATACGGCGGCGCTGGACGACCTGGTCAGCGGCACCGGCAAACTGACGTATGCGATCGCCTACAAAAAATCGATCGGCAAGTAA
- a CDS encoding helix-turn-helix domain-containing protein encodes MKQADDSIRALNFSDIGARLRAYRIGAGLRAEQVALPLGISRAAVYRMEKGEIVKIETLDKLADLLQTTLASLLGVGTEYYPSALAYIERMRQLEQGASRILAHFEPISLLLTSDDYLGHLQRMLEESASPPPPERIGAMLALLRERKSAYAAQPATIVSLIGMRELERFVHFGLIGRMDLPPSVKMARSLAARAEVERIAALLEDQPIGMQIGIVDDSMPNATFQIVERPGASYVACSPFRFGEFPNMSCGIATVTAAPEAVALYTGMADALWQRAYKGRQGADMLRAMLRQV; translated from the coding sequence ATGAAGCAAGCAGATGACAGCATCCGGGCATTGAATTTCAGCGACATCGGCGCCCGTTTGCGCGCCTACCGCATCGGCGCCGGCTTGCGCGCCGAACAGGTCGCGCTCCCGCTGGGCATTTCGCGCGCCGCCGTGTACCGCATGGAGAAAGGCGAGATCGTCAAGATCGAGACGCTGGACAAGCTGGCCGACCTCCTGCAAACGACGCTGGCGTCGCTGCTCGGCGTGGGCACCGAATATTATCCGTCGGCGCTGGCCTATATCGAACGCATGCGCCAGCTGGAACAGGGCGCCAGCCGCATCCTGGCGCACTTCGAGCCGATCTCGCTGCTGCTGACGTCGGACGATTACCTGGGCCATTTGCAGCGGATGCTGGAAGAAAGCGCCAGCCCGCCGCCGCCCGAGCGCATTGGCGCAATGCTGGCCTTGCTGCGCGAACGGAAAAGCGCGTACGCGGCGCAGCCGGCGACTATCGTCAGCCTGATCGGCATGCGCGAACTGGAACGCTTCGTCCACTTCGGCCTGATCGGCCGCATGGATTTGCCGCCGTCGGTCAAGATGGCGCGTTCGCTGGCGGCGCGCGCCGAAGTCGAACGCATCGCCGCTTTGCTGGAAGACCAGCCGATCGGCATGCAGATCGGCATCGTCGATGACAGCATGCCCAATGCGACCTTCCAGATCGTCGAACGGCCCGGCGCCTCGTATGTCGCATGCAGTCCGTTCCGCTTCGGCGAATTCCCGAATATGTCATGCGGCATCGCCACCGTCACGGCGGCGCCGGAAGCCGTGGCGCTGTACACCGGCATGGCCGACGCCTTGTGGCAGCGCGCTTATAAAGGCCGGCAAGGCGCCGACATGCTGCGCGCGATGCTGCGGCAAGTGTAA
- a CDS encoding RidA family protein — MSLLALAALQLATPVQAEEIRRTGVPGSNFPISTAVSVPAAAHLVFFSGNLADIANPQAPKGSFEAYGDTYTQTISILKKFEKLLAAEGMTLGDVVKVNVFLAGDPKLEGKMDFKGLNEAYMQYFGSAAQPNKPVRTALQVAALPMPGGLIEIEMSAAKMPAATGK, encoded by the coding sequence ATGTCCCTTCTGGCGCTGGCCGCGCTGCAATTGGCCACGCCAGTGCAAGCCGAGGAAATCAGGCGCACCGGTGTGCCGGGCTCGAATTTTCCGATCTCGACCGCGGTCAGCGTACCGGCCGCGGCACACCTGGTTTTCTTTAGCGGCAACCTGGCCGATATCGCCAATCCGCAAGCGCCAAAAGGTTCGTTCGAAGCTTATGGCGACACCTATACGCAAACAATTTCTATCCTGAAAAAATTTGAAAAACTGCTGGCCGCCGAGGGCATGACCCTGGGCGACGTAGTCAAAGTCAATGTGTTCCTGGCTGGCGATCCCAAGCTGGAAGGCAAGATGGATTTCAAGGGGCTCAACGAAGCCTATATGCAGTATTTCGGCAGCGCGGCACAGCCGAACAAACCGGTGCGCACCGCGCTGCAAGTGGCGGCGCTGCCGATGCCCGGCGGCTTGATTGAAATAGAAATGAGCGCCGCCAAAATGCCGGCGGCCACGGGCAAATAA
- a CDS encoding TonB-dependent receptor plug domain-containing protein gives MSQLVRKLSDSSAKPRRRTPRATPLACAVSAVCCGRSACVSGALLLVLQSGAALAQSVTDAPQAQGKTEAVIVTGTRRGGLKASDSASPIQVLDSSSLERTGQPDLIQAMAQNLPSFTAQAVGGDTANLTLSARLRGLSPNDTLVLVNGKRRHTTSNLAVLGGPFQGGAATDLNFIPVAAIDHIEVLQDGAAAQYGSDAIAGVINIILKKDAAGGALSTSYGKYYDGGGATPDLSFNLGVAPSDSSFLNLSAETKYHAHSNRGAVDPRLVDPGKLAQLPNLVKADQYPYSNQISGDAAYHLSILALNAGADLGGGTELYGNATYGKKTADAFENYRTPDRLPALYPNGFSPRETINETDFGVSGGVKGRLDSGWHWDLSSTYGKDDSDIGVLNSGNISLFKDSGSTPTDFHAGNFTASQWTSNFDLSREFEIGWKTPLNVAGGLEYRRDTYAIGAGDAASRYKEGSQSYPGFLLTDAGSYARNDKSIYIDFSGSPIDKLKLDLAARYEKFSDFGSAKVGKLTGRYDFSPTVAIRSTISNGFRAPTMAEQYYSATNVTPTSAFVQLAPNSPGARLVGVDGLKPEKSQNYSIGLVLKPNARSTLTLDAYVINIHDRIVGSGSLFGSGGAINSPAVTAAILANGNVLDPQVKFTGINIFSNAVNTRNSGAEAVYTYSENYAGLGRVDWSAAGNYNKVEVRKVNQAPSQLLPQTLLDPAAISDLETASPTFRINLGATWKLAAWSVNLREAIYGPSSNLRTYDGSQYYESRIKTKALTDLEVSYRLSKALTLSVGANNLFNTYPDKVNGSLVAVQRANLDNGAVTQYPSFSPFGINGGYYYARANYTF, from the coding sequence ATGTCCCAGCTCGTCCGCAAATTATCCGATTCATCCGCAAAACCACGCCGCCGCACACCGCGCGCCACGCCGCTGGCGTGCGCCGTCAGCGCTGTATGTTGCGGCCGCAGCGCCTGCGTTTCCGGCGCCCTGCTGCTGGTCTTGCAATCCGGCGCGGCGCTCGCGCAAAGCGTGACCGATGCGCCGCAGGCCCAGGGAAAAACCGAAGCGGTGATCGTCACCGGCACCCGCCGCGGCGGCTTGAAGGCCAGCGACAGCGCCTCCCCGATCCAGGTGCTCGATTCGTCGTCGCTGGAACGCACCGGCCAGCCCGACCTGATCCAGGCGATGGCGCAAAACCTGCCGTCGTTCACCGCCCAGGCGGTCGGCGGCGACACCGCCAACCTGACGCTGTCGGCGCGCTTGCGCGGCCTGAGCCCGAACGACACGCTGGTGCTGGTGAACGGCAAGCGGCGCCACACCACTTCCAACCTGGCGGTGCTCGGCGGGCCGTTCCAGGGCGGCGCGGCGACCGACCTCAATTTCATCCCGGTGGCGGCGATCGACCATATCGAAGTGCTGCAGGACGGCGCGGCGGCGCAATACGGTTCCGACGCGATCGCCGGCGTGATCAACATCATCCTCAAGAAAGACGCGGCCGGCGGCGCGCTGAGCACATCGTACGGCAAGTACTACGACGGCGGCGGCGCCACGCCGGACCTGTCGTTCAATCTCGGCGTGGCGCCGAGCGACAGCAGCTTCCTGAACCTGAGCGCGGAAACCAAGTACCACGCGCACAGCAACCGCGGCGCGGTCGATCCGCGGCTGGTCGATCCAGGCAAGCTGGCGCAATTGCCGAACCTGGTCAAGGCCGACCAGTATCCGTACTCGAACCAGATCTCGGGCGACGCCGCCTATCATTTGTCGATCCTGGCGCTGAACGCCGGCGCCGACCTGGGCGGCGGCACCGAGTTGTACGGCAATGCAACCTACGGCAAGAAGACCGCCGACGCGTTTGAAAACTACCGCACGCCGGACCGCCTGCCGGCCTTGTACCCGAACGGTTTCAGCCCGCGCGAAACCATCAACGAAACCGACTTCGGCGTCAGCGGCGGCGTCAAGGGCCGCCTCGACAGCGGCTGGCACTGGGACCTGAGCAGCACCTACGGCAAGGACGATTCCGACATCGGCGTGCTCAACAGCGGCAATATCTCGCTGTTCAAGGATAGCGGCAGCACGCCGACCGATTTCCACGCGGGGAACTTCACTGCCAGCCAGTGGACCAGCAACTTCGACCTGAGCCGCGAATTCGAGATCGGCTGGAAAACCCCGCTGAACGTGGCCGGCGGCCTGGAATACCGGCGCGACACATATGCCATCGGCGCCGGCGACGCCGCCTCGCGCTACAAGGAAGGGTCGCAATCGTATCCGGGCTTCTTGCTGACCGACGCCGGTTCGTACGCCCGCAACGACAAATCGATTTATATCGATTTCTCCGGTTCGCCGATCGACAAGCTGAAGCTGGACCTGGCCGCGCGCTATGAAAAATTCAGCGATTTCGGCAGCGCCAAGGTCGGCAAGCTGACCGGCCGCTACGACTTCTCGCCGACGGTGGCGATCCGCAGCACCATCTCGAACGGTTTCCGCGCGCCGACCATGGCCGAGCAATACTACTCGGCCACCAACGTCACGCCCACCTCCGCCTTCGTGCAGCTGGCGCCGAATTCGCCGGGCGCCAGGCTGGTCGGGGTGGATGGCCTGAAGCCCGAGAAATCGCAAAACTACAGCATCGGCCTGGTGCTCAAACCGAACGCCAGGAGCACGCTGACGCTGGACGCCTATGTCATCAACATCCACGACCGCATCGTCGGCAGCGGTTCGCTGTTCGGTTCCGGCGGGGCCATCAATTCGCCGGCGGTGACGGCGGCCATCCTGGCCAACGGCAACGTGCTCGACCCGCAAGTCAAGTTCACCGGCATTAACATCTTCTCGAACGCGGTGAATACCCGCAACAGCGGCGCCGAAGCGGTTTACACCTATTCGGAAAATTATGCCGGCCTGGGCCGGGTCGACTGGTCCGCCGCCGGCAATTACAACAAGGTCGAAGTGCGCAAGGTCAACCAGGCGCCGTCGCAATTGCTGCCGCAAACCCTGCTCGACCCGGCCGCCATTTCCGACCTGGAAACGGCGTCGCCGACATTCCGCATCAACCTGGGCGCGACATGGAAGCTGGCCGCCTGGAGCGTCAACCTGCGCGAAGCCATCTACGGCCCGTCGTCGAACCTGCGGACCTATGACGGTTCGCAGTATTACGAAAGCAGGATCAAGACCAAGGCCCTGACCGACCTGGAAGTGTCGTACCGGCTGTCGAAGGCGCTGACCTTGTCGGTCGGCGCCAACAACTTGTTCAATACCTATCCGGACAAGGTCAACGGCAGCCTGGTGGCGGTGCAGCGCGCCAACCTCGACAACGGCGCGGTGACCCAATATCCGAGCTTCTCGCCGTTCGGCATCAACGGCGGTTATTACTATGCCCGCGCCAACTATACGTTTTAA
- a CDS encoding flavin monoamine oxidase family protein, protein MFPSTGSTRRDFLAKALAVGGSGFLLASMKAWGMDIASTADAPPPLEGSGKGKTVVILGAGIGGMTAAYELGKLGYTVKVIEARAFAGGRNQTARRGKVMQELGGEKQVCEFDEGQYINIGPWRLPFNHYSTLHYTREFGVPLELFNNDNDASYVYTAKAGGALAGRRLRMFEVKADMRGYVDEMLAKSLKGGLMDQQISGADKMLLIDYLVSEGQLSQQDLSYKGTPGRGYKVNPGAGVSPGPGVASDPLGFSDLLQSKLGHIYHSVTSFEQQATMLQPVGGMDQVAKAFEKRTARMISYNTEVTRLVNLDNKVDVHVKNTASGKESVVSGDFCLCTIPLSVLRQIDSNLSDQFKTAMQGAAYVPVGKIGLQMSRRFWETDDGIYGGHVYTDASAINLISLPSSNWQGRKGTLLGYYNFAAEAAQVSALSLQERAAFALAAGETVFPGQYTKSFEKAFSVAWHRVKYNLGGWASWSEESRARDYPLLFEGEGRVLLAGEHMSYLGGWQAGAIESAWQQIARIHQRLVKA, encoded by the coding sequence ATGTTTCCATCCACCGGTTCGACGCGCCGGGATTTCCTGGCCAAGGCGCTGGCCGTCGGCGGCAGCGGTTTTCTGTTGGCCAGCATGAAAGCCTGGGGCATGGATATCGCCTCGACCGCGGATGCGCCGCCGCCGCTGGAAGGCAGCGGCAAGGGCAAGACCGTGGTGATCCTCGGCGCCGGCATCGGCGGCATGACGGCGGCGTATGAGTTGGGCAAGCTGGGTTACACGGTCAAGGTGATCGAGGCGCGCGCGTTTGCCGGCGGGCGCAACCAGACCGCGCGGCGCGGCAAGGTGATGCAGGAGCTGGGTGGCGAAAAGCAGGTATGCGAATTCGATGAAGGGCAATACATCAACATCGGGCCGTGGCGTTTGCCGTTCAATCATTATTCGACCCTGCATTACACCCGTGAATTCGGCGTGCCGCTGGAGTTGTTTAACAATGATAACGACGCCTCGTATGTGTACACCGCCAAGGCCGGGGGCGCACTGGCCGGCAGGCGGCTGCGCATGTTCGAGGTCAAGGCCGACATGCGCGGCTATGTCGATGAAATGCTGGCCAAGTCGCTCAAGGGCGGCTTGATGGACCAGCAAATCTCGGGCGCCGACAAGATGCTGTTGATCGATTACCTGGTCAGCGAGGGTCAGTTGTCGCAGCAGGATTTGAGTTACAAGGGCACGCCGGGACGCGGTTACAAGGTCAATCCGGGCGCGGGCGTGTCGCCGGGACCGGGGGTGGCGTCGGACCCGCTGGGCTTTTCCGACTTGCTGCAATCGAAGCTGGGCCATATTTACCACTCGGTCACCAGCTTCGAGCAGCAGGCGACGATGCTGCAACCGGTCGGCGGCATGGACCAGGTCGCGAAGGCGTTTGAAAAACGCACGGCCAGGATGATCAGCTATAACACCGAAGTGACCAGGCTGGTCAACCTGGACAACAAGGTCGACGTGCATGTAAAAAACACGGCCAGCGGCAAGGAGTCGGTGGTCAGCGGCGATTTTTGCCTGTGCACCATACCGCTGTCGGTGCTGCGCCAGATCGACAGCAACTTGTCCGACCAGTTCAAGACCGCGATGCAAGGCGCGGCCTATGTCCCGGTCGGCAAGATCGGCTTGCAAATGAGCCGCCGCTTCTGGGAAACCGATGACGGCATCTATGGCGGCCATGTGTACACCGACGCCAGCGCGATCAATCTGATCTCGCTGCCGTCGTCGAATTGGCAAGGCAGGAAAGGCACGCTGCTGGGGTATTACAACTTTGCCGCCGAAGCGGCGCAAGTGAGCGCGCTGAGCTTGCAGGAGCGCGCCGCGTTTGCGCTGGCCGCTGGCGAAACGGTGTTTCCGGGCCAGTACACCAAGTCGTTTGAAAAGGCGTTTTCGGTGGCCTGGCACCGCGTCAAGTACAACCTGGGCGGCTGGGCGTCGTGGAGCGAGGAAAGCCGGGCGCGCGACTACCCGCTGCTGTTCGAGGGCGAAGGCCGGGTCTTGCTGGCCGGCGAGCACATGAGTTACCTGGGCGGCTGGCAAGCGGGGGCGATCGAATCGGCGTGGCAGCAAATCGCCAGGATACACCAGCGCCTGGTCAAGGCTTGA
- a CDS encoding c-type cytochrome, producing the protein MKNNFMTALGALALLAMAQSAGAQAMDGKTVFANNCAACHMAGGTGIPGAFPALKANKFVLGDADQVIVTVLKGRGGMPTFAESLDDGQLALAVSYIRGAWGNTGAAVSTEQVAGVRSKSNAAGVVKKEQPTNIH; encoded by the coding sequence ATGAAAAACAACTTCATGACGGCCTTGGGCGCACTGGCGCTGCTGGCGATGGCGCAATCGGCCGGCGCGCAGGCGATGGATGGCAAGACGGTGTTCGCCAATAACTGCGCCGCTTGCCATATGGCGGGAGGGACTGGCATCCCGGGCGCGTTTCCTGCGCTGAAAGCCAATAAATTCGTGCTGGGCGATGCGGATCAAGTCATCGTCACGGTACTCAAGGGCAGGGGCGGCATGCCGACCTTTGCCGAATCGCTGGACGATGGACAATTGGCGCTGGCGGTCAGTTATATCCGCGGCGCCTGGGGCAATACCGGCGCCGCGGTCAGCACGGAGCAGGTGGCCGGCGTGCGCAGCAAATCGAATGCGGCGGGCGTGGTCAAGAAAGAGCAGCCAACCAATATCCATTAG
- a CDS encoding energy transducer TonB, with the protein MNFSNEKSSKNYTGITIVVLLHVLAAYGIATGLGKRLVTKMMEPVETKMIEEAKPPPPQDLPPPPPPPEMKAPPPPFIPPVEVNVQQPPPQQNVIAVATSAKPASNELAPPAPPAPAAPPAPAASGVKVAAVVSFASCAKPEYPKSSLRNEETGTSTMSFLIGVDGRVAESKITRSSGFRDLDRAAIAALSKCTFKPGTVDGKPEPSWAPVQYVWTLD; encoded by the coding sequence ATGAATTTTTCAAATGAGAAGAGCAGCAAGAACTACACCGGCATCACCATCGTGGTGTTGCTGCACGTTCTGGCGGCTTACGGCATCGCGACCGGCCTCGGCAAGCGCCTGGTCACCAAAATGATGGAGCCGGTCGAAACCAAGATGATCGAGGAAGCCAAACCGCCGCCGCCGCAGGACTTGCCGCCGCCACCGCCGCCGCCGGAAATGAAGGCGCCGCCACCGCCGTTCATTCCGCCGGTCGAGGTCAACGTGCAGCAGCCGCCGCCACAGCAGAACGTGATCGCGGTGGCCACCAGCGCCAAGCCGGCCAGCAACGAACTGGCGCCGCCGGCGCCCCCTGCCCCGGCGGCGCCCCCTGCCCCCGCGGCGAGCGGCGTCAAGGTCGCGGCGGTGGTCAGCTTCGCCAGCTGCGCCAAGCCGGAATATCCGAAGTCGTCGCTGCGCAATGAAGAAACCGGCACCTCGACGATGTCGTTCCTGATTGGCGTCGACGGCCGCGTGGCCGAGTCGAAAATCACCAGGTCGAGCGGTTTCCGCGACCTGGACCGGGCGGCCATCGCGGCGCTCAGCAAATGCACTTTCAAGCCAGGCACGGTCGACGGCAAGCCGGAACCGAGCTGGGCGCCGGTGCAATATGTGTGGACGCTGGATTGA